One Osmerus mordax isolate fOsmMor3 chromosome 16, fOsmMor3.pri, whole genome shotgun sequence genomic window carries:
- the dad1 gene encoding dolichyl-diphosphooligosaccharide--protein glycosyltransferase subunit DAD1, translating into MSNSVLSVVSRFLEEYTTTTPNKLKVVDSYLLYILLTGALQFLYCLLVGTFPFNSFLSGFISCVGSFILAVCLRIQINPQNKGDFLSVSPERAFADFLFAHTVLHLVVMNFIG; encoded by the exons ATGTCTAATTCAGTTCTATCGGTTGTCTCTCGGTTCTTGGAAGAGTACACCACGACCACGCCGAATAAGCTGAAAGTAGTAGACTCATATCTCCTGTACATCTTACTCACAGGAGCCTTGCAGTTCCTGTACTGTCTGCTTGTCGGGACCTTCCCATTTAACAGCTTTTTGTCAGGCTTCATATCGTGCGTCGGATCTTTCATTCTCGCAG TGTGTCTGCGTATCCAGATCAACCCTCAGAACAAAGGGGACTTCCTGTCCGTCTCCCCAGAGAGGGCATTCGCTGACTTCCTATTTGCTCACACCGTGCTTCATCTTGTTGTGATGAATTTCATTGGTTGA
- the abhd4 gene encoding (Lyso)-N-acylphosphatidylethanolamine lipase isoform X1, translating into MFRYYSLYLVIGVCHGMDSTTAQMQNETETEQNSGWAWWPSWRPTSMSLLKSTEAKILACIQNDVWARFVTLPNQNRIWTLTVTNKTIRKPVEQAHKTPIVMVHGFGGGVGLWIRNLDALSRSRPVYAFDLLGFGRSSRPSFQSDATLAEEQFVESIEQWRQSVGLENMILLGHSLGGYLVTSYALQYPSRVSHLILVDPWGLPERPPPEEQSQAGQGSEVKRPAPPRWVKAVASVFSLFNPLAVIRAAGPWGPGLVNRFRPDFKRKFEDMFNDDTMTEYIYHCNAQTPSGEVGFRAMSGSLGWAKEPMLQRVHLLPPSLFVSMLYGSRSWMDSSSGDKMVQIRGQSHTRVVLVNDASHHIYADQPEEFNKLVQNICDSID; encoded by the exons ATGTTTCGCTATTATAGTTTGTATTTAGTTATCGGAGTATGTCATGGTATGGATTCGACTACAGCTCAAATGCAAAACGAGACTGAGACAGA gcagaACTCAGGGTGGGCTTGGTGGCCCTCCTGGCGTCCCACCTCCATGTCCCTCCTGAAGAGCACAGAGGCCAAGATCCTTGCCT GTATTCAAAATGATGTGTGGGCCAGGTTTGTGACCTTACCCAACCAGAACAGGATATGGACCCTCACAGTAACTAACAAGACAATCCGCAAACCAGTTGAGCAAG CTCATAAGACTCCAATAGTGATGGTCCATGGGTTTGGTGGAGGTGTGGGCCTGTGGATCAGGAACTTGGATGCCCTGAGCCGGTCCCGGCCGGTCTATGCCTTCGACCTCCTGGGCTTCGGCCGCAGCTCACGGCCCTCCTTCCAGTCTGACGCCACGCTGGCAGAGGAGCAGTTTGTTGAATCCATAGAGCAATGGAGGCAAAGCGTAGGCCTGGAGAACATGATCCTGCTGGGCCACAGCCTGGGGGGATACCTGGTCACCTCCTATGCTCTGCAGTACCCCTCCAG GGTGAGTCACCTGATCCTGGTGGATCCTTGGGGTCTTCCTGAACGACCCCCGCCTGAAGAGCAGAGCCAAGCGggacaggggtcagaggtcaagaggCCAGCCCCCCCTCGCTGGGTGAAGGCTGTtgcctctgtcttctctctgttcAACCCTCTTGCAGTTATCAGAGCTGCTGGGCCATGGG GTCCGGGCTTGGTGAATAGATTCCGTCCAGACTTCAAGAGGAAATTTGAGGACATGTTCAACGATGACACTATGACTGAGTACATCTACCACTGTAACGCCCAGACCCCTAG TGGGGAAGTGGGTTTCAGAGCGATGTCGGGGTCTCTAGGCTGGGCCAAGGAGCCCATGCTGCAGAGGGTCCacctgctgcccccctccctgtttgtCAGCATGCTGTACGGATCACGCTCCTGGATGGACAGCTCTTCTGGGGACAAGATGGTCCAGATCAGGGGCCAGAGCCACACTCGCGTAGTG TTGGTGAATGACGCTTCTCATCACATCTATGCTGATCAACCCGAAGAGTTCAACAAATTGGTCCAGAATATTTGTGACTCCATAGACTGA
- the abhd4 gene encoding (Lyso)-N-acylphosphatidylethanolamine lipase isoform X2, whose protein sequence is MSLLKSTEAKILACIQNDVWARFVTLPNQNRIWTLTVTNKTIRKPVEQAHKTPIVMVHGFGGGVGLWIRNLDALSRSRPVYAFDLLGFGRSSRPSFQSDATLAEEQFVESIEQWRQSVGLENMILLGHSLGGYLVTSYALQYPSRVSHLILVDPWGLPERPPPEEQSQAGQGSEVKRPAPPRWVKAVASVFSLFNPLAVIRAAGPWGPGLVNRFRPDFKRKFEDMFNDDTMTEYIYHCNAQTPSGEVGFRAMSGSLGWAKEPMLQRVHLLPPSLFVSMLYGSRSWMDSSSGDKMVQIRGQSHTRVVLVNDASHHIYADQPEEFNKLVQNICDSID, encoded by the exons ATGTCCCTCCTGAAGAGCACAGAGGCCAAGATCCTTGCCT GTATTCAAAATGATGTGTGGGCCAGGTTTGTGACCTTACCCAACCAGAACAGGATATGGACCCTCACAGTAACTAACAAGACAATCCGCAAACCAGTTGAGCAAG CTCATAAGACTCCAATAGTGATGGTCCATGGGTTTGGTGGAGGTGTGGGCCTGTGGATCAGGAACTTGGATGCCCTGAGCCGGTCCCGGCCGGTCTATGCCTTCGACCTCCTGGGCTTCGGCCGCAGCTCACGGCCCTCCTTCCAGTCTGACGCCACGCTGGCAGAGGAGCAGTTTGTTGAATCCATAGAGCAATGGAGGCAAAGCGTAGGCCTGGAGAACATGATCCTGCTGGGCCACAGCCTGGGGGGATACCTGGTCACCTCCTATGCTCTGCAGTACCCCTCCAG GGTGAGTCACCTGATCCTGGTGGATCCTTGGGGTCTTCCTGAACGACCCCCGCCTGAAGAGCAGAGCCAAGCGggacaggggtcagaggtcaagaggCCAGCCCCCCCTCGCTGGGTGAAGGCTGTtgcctctgtcttctctctgttcAACCCTCTTGCAGTTATCAGAGCTGCTGGGCCATGGG GTCCGGGCTTGGTGAATAGATTCCGTCCAGACTTCAAGAGGAAATTTGAGGACATGTTCAACGATGACACTATGACTGAGTACATCTACCACTGTAACGCCCAGACCCCTAG TGGGGAAGTGGGTTTCAGAGCGATGTCGGGGTCTCTAGGCTGGGCCAAGGAGCCCATGCTGCAGAGGGTCCacctgctgcccccctccctgtttgtCAGCATGCTGTACGGATCACGCTCCTGGATGGACAGCTCTTCTGGGGACAAGATGGTCCAGATCAGGGGCCAGAGCCACACTCGCGTAGTG TTGGTGAATGACGCTTCTCATCACATCTATGCTGATCAACCCGAAGAGTTCAACAAATTGGTCCAGAATATTTGTGACTCCATAGACTGA